One genomic region from Nocardia vinacea encodes:
- a CDS encoding aromatic ring-hydroxylating oxygenase subunit alpha encodes MTVITPTLASEVTPILDRVETELEKNRVPAEIWNNEAIFRAEMDQVFGTCWVFVAHESEIPKAGDFVQRRIGLDPVIVTRDGKGDINVLSNYCRHRGTQVCQTDSGNSRFFKCPYHGWTYSNNGDLVGTPHMRAAYGTRLDPKEWGLKRAPRVDVRSGFIFASLAQEGPSLDEYLGGGGWMLDILVKLAPGGMKVAGPPERYQINADWKAGAENFSGDAYHVDTLHFSNEEVGMIQGTSANAEMMHSYDLGGGHATLGFPWAQIGMPLWGYSPETVAQFDLSVLDDAQRYVLETNPPTIGNIFPNFSYLRAFAPTVPGGPSAVVTTFRVWQPIAPGKMELWNWQFVYECQSDQEQLDAYVTGQLLFGSAGTFETDDTVAWEGSARAAKSAWMQRENLSFNFEQAGRTTVDTAPDPNYHGPGIKRPTGFGEFAQLDFYKHWLAAMRGDSSSATSDGRSA; translated from the coding sequence ATGACTGTCATCACACCCACCCTCGCGTCGGAAGTCACGCCGATCCTCGACCGTGTCGAGACGGAGCTCGAGAAGAATCGGGTACCGGCCGAGATCTGGAACAACGAGGCGATCTTCCGCGCTGAAATGGACCAAGTCTTCGGCACCTGCTGGGTCTTTGTCGCGCACGAGAGCGAAATCCCGAAGGCTGGTGACTTCGTCCAGCGCCGCATAGGCCTCGATCCCGTGATCGTCACGCGCGATGGCAAGGGTGACATCAACGTGTTGTCCAACTACTGCCGCCACCGCGGCACCCAGGTGTGCCAAACCGACTCCGGAAATTCGCGCTTCTTCAAGTGCCCATACCACGGCTGGACCTACTCCAACAACGGCGACCTCGTCGGCACGCCTCACATGCGCGCGGCGTACGGAACGCGGCTGGACCCGAAGGAATGGGGTTTGAAGAGGGCCCCACGGGTCGACGTCCGGTCCGGCTTCATCTTCGCGTCGCTAGCGCAGGAAGGTCCGTCGCTCGACGAGTATCTGGGCGGGGGAGGCTGGATGCTCGACATCCTGGTGAAGTTGGCGCCCGGCGGCATGAAGGTGGCCGGCCCGCCCGAGAGATATCAGATCAACGCGGACTGGAAAGCCGGCGCCGAAAACTTCTCCGGTGATGCCTACCACGTCGACACCTTGCACTTCAGCAACGAAGAGGTGGGGATGATCCAGGGTACAAGCGCCAACGCCGAGATGATGCACTCGTACGACCTTGGCGGCGGCCACGCGACGCTCGGTTTTCCGTGGGCGCAAATCGGCATGCCGCTGTGGGGCTATTCACCGGAAACTGTCGCTCAGTTCGATCTCTCGGTCCTCGACGACGCTCAGCGGTACGTCCTCGAGACCAACCCGCCGACGATCGGCAACATCTTTCCGAACTTCAGTTACCTCCGCGCCTTCGCCCCTACGGTTCCCGGCGGCCCTTCAGCGGTCGTCACCACTTTCCGGGTGTGGCAGCCCATCGCCCCGGGCAAGATGGAGCTGTGGAACTGGCAATTCGTTTACGAGTGCCAGAGTGACCAGGAGCAGCTCGATGCCTACGTGACGGGCCAGTTGCTTTTCGGATCTGCCGGCACATTCGAAACGGATGACACCGTCGCCTGGGAGGGTTCCGCCCGCGCGGCGAAAAGCGCGTGGATGCAACGCGAAAACTTGAGTTTCAACTTCGAGCAGGCCGGTCGGACCACGGTCGACACCGCGCCGGACCCCAACTATCACGG
- a CDS encoding ornithine cyclodeaminase family protein, translated as MARGDASWLRTLTGVSADNGLMGAKHIAASMKTRQVSYLIPLFDEHTAELVALMDGQSITGFRTAATSALAAKLLASPGDLDVAIIGSGFEAGKHLSAIAAARALSSVSVWSPREESRSRFVADFHDSDLPVSAAHDAESAVAAANLVICAARSRDESPTVRGAWLRPGTTVVSVGSTLPEQHEVDVELMDRAELIVADMVDEVLHDTGDALAAKAAGVDLGSKTISLADLVANRHPGRTSGDQILLYKSVGSAVQDIAVAAMCLAEARHRGLGVPLPISIPTVRK; from the coding sequence ATGGCTCGCGGTGACGCCAGCTGGCTCCGTACGCTCACCGGGGTATCGGCCGACAACGGTCTCATGGGTGCCAAACACATCGCTGCATCCATGAAGACCCGTCAGGTGTCCTACCTGATTCCCCTGTTCGACGAGCACACCGCTGAGCTGGTGGCTTTGATGGACGGCCAGTCGATCACCGGATTCCGCACCGCCGCCACCTCGGCGCTCGCCGCTAAGCTGTTGGCGAGCCCCGGCGACCTCGACGTTGCCATCATCGGCTCCGGCTTCGAAGCCGGGAAGCACCTGAGCGCCATCGCCGCAGCACGCGCCCTGTCCTCGGTCAGCGTCTGGAGCCCCCGTGAGGAAAGCCGGTCTCGGTTCGTCGCAGATTTCCATGATTCGGACCTGCCCGTCAGCGCAGCCCACGATGCCGAGAGTGCAGTCGCAGCAGCCAATCTGGTGATTTGCGCGGCCCGTTCGCGCGATGAGTCACCCACCGTCCGGGGTGCCTGGCTCCGGCCCGGAACCACCGTTGTCTCCGTCGGATCGACCCTCCCCGAACAACACGAGGTCGATGTCGAACTGATGGATCGCGCCGAGCTGATCGTTGCCGACATGGTCGACGAGGTTTTGCACGACACCGGGGATGCACTGGCGGCCAAAGCAGCCGGCGTCGATCTGGGGTCGAAAACCATCTCACTGGCAGACCTCGTGGCGAATCGGCATCCGGGCCGCACGAGTGGCGACCAGATCTTGTTGTACAAGTCGGTGGGCTCAGCGGTGCAGGACATCGCCGTCGCGGCGATGTGTCTGGCCGAGGCCCGGCACCGTGGACTCGGAGTCCCGCTCCCCATCTCGATCCCGACCGTTCGGAAATAA